Proteins from a single region of Apostichopus japonicus isolate 1M-3 chromosome 21, ASM3797524v1, whole genome shotgun sequence:
- the LOC139962436 gene encoding trophoblast glycoprotein-like, whose product MELSSLVNLFVFPICILVVAADISCSLEKSHPDECTCHNDTLICSKKRETEPSFSEISRDVRELTITGYKIEELNTTRLLGANLINLKKLDLSNNRILTVTADSFSGDDFPVLQTLVLEDNEIVFSYSNESLGSRVFHGLSSLTELNLNNALNKDFLRSGMFTGLLNQSEFVLRKLVLTENEMSYLSTELFALESTRSLEELYLSHNELRSVFDDTFTKKRLPNLTLLDLSHNSLDTITKKNIEDFKTFDEDLMQLNLSGNPFRCRCQLRDFIIWLNDTNLVEGKADLMCRNIAETPILDVTAHQIKCNKNMGKHRPAMYSQYVTLCIIFAIIGLLALIILFMRRKDIVRFCQQVRQATKDAFDSHQTHYNYSGIQHARRETADSGVASVEV is encoded by the coding sequence ATGGAGCTATCCAGTCTGGTGAACCTATTCGTTTTTCCCATCTGCATCCTGGTGGTCGCCGCCGACATCAGCTGTTCTCTGGAGAAGTCCCATCCGGACGAATGCACCTGCCACAACGATACGCTGATATGCTCCAAGAAACGAGAGACGGAGCCCTCCTTCTCCGAGATCTCGAGGGACGTACGAGAACTGACGATCACCGGTTACAAAATCGAGGAGTTGAACACCACCAGGCTCTTGGGAGCAAACTTGATAAACCTGAAAAAATTAGACCTCTCAAACAATAGGATTTTAACCGTCACGGCAGATTCCTTCAGTGGCGACGATTTTCCAGTCCTTCAGACACTCGTATTGGAAGATAATGAGATAGTATTCAGCTATTCTAATGAATCTTTAGGGTCACGAGTGTTTCACGGTCTTTCCTCGCTCACAGAGCTCAATCTGAACAATGCTCTTAATAAGGACTTTCTACGCTCTGGTATGTTTACAGGTCTTCTAAACCAGTCCGAATTTGTTCTGAGGAAGTTGGTCCTGACGGAGAACGAAATGTCCTATTTGAGCACGGAGCTCTTCGCACTCGAAAGCACGAGAAGTTTGGAAGAATTGTATCTCTCTCATAATGAATTAAGGAGTGTCTTTGACGATACCTTTACCAAGAAGAGACTGCCGAATCTAACGTTATTAGACTTGAGCCATAACAGTTTAGATACAATAACAAAGAAGAATATAGAGGATTTTAAAACATTCGATGAAGATTTAATGCAGCTCAACCTCAGCGGGAACCCGTTCAGGTGCCGCTGTCAGTTACGGGATTTTATAATTTGGTTGAACGATACTAACCTCGTGGAGGGAAAGGCCGACCTCATGTGTCGTAATATCGCCGAGACTCCCATTTTAGATGTGACTGCACATCAGATAAAATGCAACAAGAACATGGGTAAACACAGGCCGGCCATGTATAGCCAGTACGTGACTCTGTGCATCATTTTCGCCATTATCGGACTCTTGGCACTGATAATATTGTTTATGAGGAGGAAGGACATCGTAAGATTCTGTCAGCAGGTACGACAGGCCACTAAGGATGCCTTCGATAGCCATCAAACGCACTATAATTACAGCGGTATACAGCACGCCAGGAGGGAAACGGCCGATTCCGGCGTAGCGTCTGTCGAAGTCTGA